The genomic DNA TAACGAACTAGACTAGCCGACGTAGGCTGGCCCTGAGTCCCGAATGGGACGTTAGGGATTGGCACGACGCTTGCGTAAGCAAGAGGAGTGCCAAAAGCCTATGTGCCGTAGGCCGAGCGAGGGCGTAAGTCCCGAAGTGAAGCGGTTAGTCGCTGTTATGCGAAGTAATTGCTTTTACTAAGTCCAATTTTCGAGTTTAATAGAATTGATTCTTGCAAATTCTTTTTCATTATTTGTGACAAGAATACCATTGTTATTTAATACGATTGAGGCAATAATAAGATCATTTGGACCAATAGGTAATCCTTTTGATTCTAAATTTGAACGAATTTCTGCGTAAATTTCAGATTCTATATCATTAAAACCGACTATTTCAAAAGGATCTAGAAAATCTAAGACGACATTCCTATTCTTCTTAGGATTTTGGCTTTTGAGTGCTCCTAATAGAAGTTCTGCTTTTACAATAGATGGAATCTTAATTCTGTTTGGATTTAGTTTCTTAATATTGTTTTCAATCTTATCGTTTTTACCTTTTAGGAAATAAATACAAATATTTGTATCTAAAAAATAATTCAAAAAGCTTCTCTCTTGTTATCATTTTTAAAGTCTAAGAAATCTGGTTTATTAAAGGAATTATCTTCTATTGATCCGTATAACTGGAAAAAATTTTCAGGCCATTTTTTTTCAAAAGAACTCTGTAATTTTCCTTTAACCCATTGAGATATAGAAACCTTTTCCTTTTTGGCAGCTAATTCAATTTTTTTGAGCGTATCTTGATCAATATATAATGATAGTTGTGGCATTTTATTCACCTTTTCTCAGCTCTGAGACAAGTATATAGGCAAGTATGGTTTTGTCAACTTCCATTTCCTAATCGTGATTTTTAGTTTCTTGATTAATTTTGCAATTATTTCGCATAACGAACTAGTCTTGACGAAGTTTCCCGCCCTGAGCCTGCGTAGTAGGCGTTAGGGAGATCGGGAAATTTGCCGAAGGCCGAACGAGG from Leptospira noumeaensis includes the following:
- the vapC gene encoding type II toxin-antitoxin system tRNA(fMet)-specific endonuclease VapC, whose product is MNYFLDTNICIYFLKGKNDKIENNIKKLNPNRIKIPSIVKAELLLGALKSQNPKKNRNVVLDFLDPFEIVGFNDIESEIYAEIRSNLESKGLPIGPNDLIIASIVLNNNGILVTNNEKEFARINSIKLENWT
- a CDS encoding toxin-antitoxin system, antitoxin component → MPQLSLYIDQDTLKKIELAAKKEKVSISQWVKGKLQSSFEKKWPENFFQLYGSIEDNSFNKPDFLDFKNDNKREAF